A stretch of the Capsicum annuum cultivar UCD-10X-F1 chromosome 8, UCD10Xv1.1, whole genome shotgun sequence genome encodes the following:
- the LOC107840148 gene encoding uncharacterized protein LOC107840148, which produces MADEEKHHPEIGPQMDVDEGGDDQDEEDDEVFYEGIEAPKFVDFSTPDHYRPDDRYWFCLRVGCDQKHEEEMDSEKIYKDFVLRVMAARSPNVRLQKALSRHAAGKNIKCPLTVPAKASKSRLSKLAAVSNISRKLIEDKEKVSYPSKPTSTPKIRGKQVASKYLTTPRNKKCIPNPNSFRSVQNPKPAALAVPKNRTIAKALVFQSPKKAISLKKSVETPLTKLCQGIKKLEITDQKKRLLDYSGKSKDTKPNHRDPSRNRNSQKDKNKTHKNSGKSQTRIPREARPVHSTNIQSQSKLEKKCHSKNMAENECSKAEVDLTLRDSNKDNHNDSTQPEANVCTADAMTDELNCDADQKDLVGNDLPQRQLPRGGDHDSTVGNGTELNSMDHSICFQTAEGAGHHHNEGVDSDDKENVSVPYENRSLTNNINQAGQIVLGVQKMPKVIKTIAQPAAKNLNPLSTNAGASGMKPKKPKPTNPKPFRLRTDERGILREADLQRKKQGNVEDPDTENRCSEDNPEGNERDSKGLRNVFTESGIKIKTSDGKVRLRKSSITPERSNVAQAKTTNLRNTKSPMGSCLRQGQLMVIQEASADISKPNKVGKLHENGSAALPRAKALTPSRVLSRERRPLTIPKEPHFHSTHRPKSCTRNLAEQVPL; this is translated from the exons ATGGCAGACGAGGAGAAGCATCACCCCGAAATCGGGCCCCAGATGGACGTAGACGAAGGAGGGGATGACCAAGACGAAGAAGACGATGAAGTTTTCTACGAGGGAATCGAAGCCCCAAAGTTCGTCGACTTCTCCACTCCTGACCACTACCGCCCCGATGATCGTTACTGGTTCTGTCTCCGTGTTG GCTGCGACCAAAAACACGAAGAAGAAATGGACTCTGAGAAAATCTACAAGGATTTTGTTCTCCGA GTAATGGCTGCTAGAAGCCCCAATGTGAGACTTCAGAAAGCACTAAGCAGACATGCTGCAGG CAAGAACATAAAGTGCCCACTAACAGTGCCAGCAAAAGCTTCAAAGTCTAGACTCTCAAAGTTAGCTGCTGTTTCAAACATTTCTCGTAAACTGATTGAAGACAAAGAGAAGGTCAGCTATCCATCAAAGCCCACTTCAACTCCTAAAATCAGAGGAAAGCAAGTTGCTTCCAAGTATCTTACTACCCCTAGGAACAAAAAGTGTATCCCAAATCCAAATTCCTTTCGTAGTGTGCAAAATCCAAAACCTGCAGCACTTGCTGTTCCAAAGAATAGAACTATAGCAAAGGCTTTGGTCTTCCAATCCCCAAAGAAAGCCATCAGTTTGAAGAAATCAGTGGAAACTCCCTTAACCAAATTATGTCAAGGAATCAAGAAGCTAGAGATAACAGATCAAAAGAAGCGTCTACTAGATTACTCCGGAAAATCAAAGGATACGAAACCTAATCACAGAGATCCTTCGAGGAACAGAAATTCTCAGAAGGACAAAAACAAGACCCACAAGAATAGCGGAAAGTCTCAAACTCGAATACCAAGGGAAGCCAGACCTGTGCACTCAACTAACATTCAGAGCCAATCTAAATTGGAAAAGAAGTGCCACTCCAAGAACATGGCAGAAAATGAATGCAGCAAGGCAGAGGTTGATTTAACATTGAGAGACAGTAACAAAGACAACCATAATGATTCTACACAGCCAGAAGCTAATGTATGCACAGCAGATGCCATGACAGATGAATTGAACTGCGATGCTGATCAGAAAGATTTGGTGGGAAATGACCTTCCACAAAGACAATTACCAAGAGGAGGGGATCATGATAGTACTGTTGGAAATGGCACTGAATTGAACTCTATGGACCATTCTATTTGTTTCCAGACTGCAGAAGGGGCAGGACATCACCATAATGAAGGCGTGGACAGTGATGACAAAGAGAATGTTTCCGTCCCTTATGAGAACAG AAGTCTCACCAACAATATAAATCAGGCTGGACAAATAGTTCTTGGTGTGCAGAAGATGCCAAAAGTCATTAAGACG ATTGCTCAACCAGCGGCCAAGAATCTTAACCCTCTTTCCACAAATGCTGGTGCTTCAGGGATGAAGCCCAAGAAGCCAAAGCCTACAAATCCTAAACCTTTCAGGCTAAGAACTGAT GAAAGGGGAATTCTAAGGGAAGCTGATCTACAGAGAAAAAAACAG GGCAATGTTGAAGATCCTGACACTGAAAATAGATGCTCTGAAGATAATCCTGAAGGCAATGAGAGAGATTCAAAGGGCTTGCGAAATGTTTTT ACTGAGAGTGGGATAAAAATCAAGACTTCAGACGGGAAAGTGAGATTGAGGAAATCCAGTATAACACCAGAGAGATCTAATGTTGCACAAGCCAAAACTACCAACTTAAGAAATACTAAATCTCCCATGGGTTCATGTTTGAGACAAGGGCAACTCATGGTAATACAAGAAGCATCAGCTGATATTTCCAAGCCAAATAAAGTAGGGAAGCTTCATGAAAACGGTTCAGCAGCCCTTCCCCGAGCTAAAGCATTGACGCCTTCCAGAGTGTTATCTCGTGAAAGAAGGCCTCTGACAATCCCAAAGGAGCCACACTTCCACAGCACTCACCGGCCCAAAAGTTGCACAAGAAACTTGGCGGAACAAGTGCCCTTGTAA
- the LOC107840149 gene encoding uncharacterized protein LOC107840149, producing the protein MKAEGPMDLKHREAQNREQSTQIISVPRFLKLGHSLFFSDFPSLSPAIFLLRTQLGRIMDLETENRIASILLKEAAELRRQAESEGALSYLHRPNVRGRPNSRFLTATVLGVQQANRAVEVNEMWKLRQKELELENRLNRKSADKNSDTTCLSFSVTERRSRERCDTDSGTSRSKKREIQDSYSGEEEGLGDAEIEEFLHSRVKRGRGTVGSRMDEAGPYLPSSPDPREKESASPDMKLNKVGRYHAVIGPEKPDWLNSTGSSENESLSDDKMKIPKKAKSSKHHDHCRKHRSKKKSKDKEGKRRRREEQRIKRHR; encoded by the exons ATGAAAGCAGAAGGCCCAATGGATTTAAAACACAGAGAGGCCCAAAATAGAGAGCAGAGCACCCAAATAATTTCTGTGCCCCGATTTCTGAAATTAGGGCACTCTCTTTTCTTCTCCGATTTTCCATCTCTCTCTCCGGCGATCTTTCTCCTGCGAACTCAACTT GGTCGGATTATGGATTTGGAGACAGAAAATAGAATTGCGTCAATTCTTTTGAAAGAGGCTGCAGAATTGCGGCGACAAGCAGAGTCAGAGGGTGCGCTTTCTTATCTTCATCGGCCTAATGTCAGGGGGAGACCAAATTCACGGTTCTTAACAGCAACTGTTCTTGGAGTACAACAAG CTAACCGGGCTGTTGAAGTGAATGAAATGTGGAAGTTAAGGCAGAAAGAGCTGGAGCTTGAAAACAGGCTCAACCGGAAGTCAGCAGATAAGAACAGTGATACAACGTGTCTTAGTTTTAGTGTCACGGAAAGGAGGTCACGTGAGAGATGTGATACTGATTCAGGCACAAGTAGATCGAAGAAAAGGGAGATACAAGATTCTTATTCAGGTGAAGAAGAAGGCTTGGGAGATGCTGAAATTGAGGAATTTTTACATTCTAG GGTCAAGCGGGGCAGGGGAACTGTTGGGTCAAGGATGGATGAAGCTGGTCCTTACCTTCCTTCTAGTCCGGATCCCAGAGAAAAAGAGTCGGCAAGTCCTGATATGAAACTAAACAAAGTAGGCAGATATCATGCCGTAATTGGTCCAGAGAAACCTGACTGGCTGAATTCCACTGGTTCTTCAGAAAATGAATCTTTGTCAGATGATAAGATGAAGATCCCAAAGAAGGCTAAATCCAGTAAGCACCATGACCATTGTAGGAAACATAGATCAAAAAAGAAGTCCAAAGACAAGGAGGGTAAAAGGAGGAGAAGAGAGGAGCAAAGAATCAAACGCCACAGATAA